Proteins from a genomic interval of Sugiyamaella lignohabitans strain CBS 10342 chromosome C, complete sequence:
- the ILS1 gene encoding isoleucine--tRNA ligase ILS1 (Cytoplasmic isoleucine-tRNA synthetase; target of the G1-specific inhibitor reveromycin A; GO_component: GO:0005737 - cytoplasm [Evidence IEA,IEA,IEA]; GO_component: GO:0005829 - cytosol [Evidence IDA] [PMID 7619074]; GO_function: GO:0005524 - ATP binding [Evidence IEA,IEA]; GO_function: GO:0002161 - aminoacyl-tRNA editing activity [Evidence IEA]; GO_function: GO:0004812 - aminoacyl-tRNA ligase activity [Evidence IEA,IEA]; GO_function: GO:0004822 - isoleucine-tRNA ligase activity [Evidence IEA,IEA]; GO_function: GO:0004822 - isoleucine-tRNA ligase activity [Evidence IDA] [PMID 7619074]; GO_function: GO:0004822 - isoleucine-tRNA ligase activity [Evidence IDA] [PMID 782885]; GO_function: GO:0016874 - ligase activity [Evidence IEA]; GO_function: GO:0000166 - nucleotide binding [Evidence IEA,IEA]; GO_process: GO:0006428 - isoleucyl-tRNA aminoacylation [Evidence IEA]; GO_process: GO:0006428 - isoleucyl-tRNA aminoacylation [Evidence IDA] [PMID 782885]; GO_process: GO:0006450 - regulation of translational fidelity [Evidence IEA]; GO_process: GO:0006418 - tRNA aminoacylation for protein translation [Evidence IEA]; GO_process: GO:0006412 - translation [Evidence IEA]): MLASTIKDVVPRYAHMTGHYVERRFGWDTHGLPVEHEIDKKLGITGKADVMKMGIDKYNAECRATVMRYADVWRRDIGRLGRWIDFDRDYKTLYPSFMESVWWVFKQLYEKDAVYRGVRVMPYSTGLTTPLSNFEAQQNYKDVLDPTVTVAFPLIDDPKVKLVAWTTTPWTLPSNIALCVHPDFEYVKIQDEATGDYYILLEALLNAIYKNPKKAKYTVVERIKGSDLKGLKYVPLFNYFYEDFKDHGFKVITGTYVTADSGTGIVHQSPAFGEEDFVAATENGVISDTRYPPNPVDDSGKFTSQVPEWEGVYVKDADRKIIKYLKEQGRVLNDAQIMHSYPFCWRSDTPLLYRTVPAWFIRIKPIIPKMLENIDKSHWVPHAVKEGRFANWIKNARDWNVSRNRYWGTPIPLWASDDYEEIVCIGSVEELKELSGVSDITDLHRENIDHITIPSKTGRGVLKRVEEVFDCWFESGSMPYASKHYPFEAKEKFEAGYGFPADFISEGLDQTRGWFYTLTVLGNYLFDVSPFNNCIVSGIVLAADGKKMSKRLKNYPDPTLMFDKYGADAVRVYMINSPVLKAETLRFKEEGVKEVVSKVLLPWWNSFKFWEGQVALLKKDQGIDFKYDPNVFSDNVMDKWLLASLQTLLTHIHTEMKQYRLYTVATGLLKFLDDLTNWYIRLNRLRLKGENGPEDAVVALNTLFGALYTFVRAMAPFTPFLSETIYQQLRSAFTEGVQTEPDTRSVHFLEYPEVRKELLDDNIVTAVGRMQKVIELGRTIREKQTISLKVPLKQLIVLHHNPEYLKDIESLRQYVIDELNIRELVLTSDEEKYGVEYRAQADWSVLGKKLKKDIIRVKKALPELTSKQVQAYMEHKKIDIDGIELVEGDLTVIRGLGEDATTAGQQVHTDQDVLIILDTHIYDDLKTEGTAREFINRVQRYRKKLGLVATDDVQVEYEVIADAKSALSECLTANQELLTKSLRHPLQPFGQSSSTDVLGEENQEIGDISFKLRLLKL, encoded by the coding sequence ATGTTGGCGTCCACTATTAAGGACGTGGTTCCTAGATATGCTCATATGACGGGCCATTATGTCGAGCGTCGGTTCGGTTGGGATACCCATGGATTGCCAGTTGAACACGAGATTGACAAGAAATTGGGCATTACTGGCAAGGCCGATGTCATGAAAATGGGCATTGATAAGTATAATGCCGAGTGTCGTGCTACAGTTATGCGTTATGCCGATGTATGGAGACGTGATATCGGCCGGTTGGGTCGTTGGATCGATTTCGATAGAGATTATAAGACTCTGTATCCCAGTTTTATGGAGTCTGTTTGGTGGGTTTTCAAGCAATTGTATGAGAAGGATGCTGTCTACAGAGGAGTCAGGGTCATGCCTTATTCTACTGGATTGACTACTCCTCTCAGTAATTTCGAGGCTCAACAGAACTATAAGGATGTATTGGATCCTACAGTGACAGTGGCATTCCCATTGATTGATGATCCTAAAGTCAAGCTTGTTGCTTGGACCACTACTCCCTGGACTTTGCCTAGTAATATTGCTTTGTGTGTTCATCCTGATTTTGAGTATGTCAAGATCCAGGACGAGGCTACGGGCGATTACTATATCTTGCTCGAGGCTTTGTTGAATGCTATTTACAAGAACCCTAAGAAAGCTAAGTatactgttgttgagagaATCAAGGGTAGTGATTTGAAGGGGTTGAAGTATGTTCCATTGTTCAACTACTTTTACGAGGATTTCAAGGACCATGGATTCAAGGTCATCACTGGTACTTATGTCACTGCTGAcagtggtactggtattGTCCACCAATCACCTGCTTTTGGTGAGGAGGATTTCGTGGCTGCTACTGAAAACGGTGTTATTTCCGATACCAGATACCCCCCTAATCCAGTCGACGACTCTGGTAAGTTCACCAGCCAAGTTCCTGAATGGGAGGGTGTCTATGTCAAGGATGCTGACCGTAAGATTATCAAGTACTTGAAAGAACAGGGTAGGGTGTTGAATGATGCTCAAATCATGCACAGTTATCCTTTCTGTTGGAGATCCGATACTCCTCTGTTGTATCGTACCGTGCCAGCTTGGTTTATCCGTATCAAGCCTATTATCCCCAAGATGTTGGAGAACATTGACAAGTCTCACTGGGTTCCTCATGCTGTGAAGGAAGGTAGATTTGCCAACTGGATCAAGAATGCCAGAGATTGGAATGTTTCCAGAAACAGATACTGGGGTACACCCATTCCTTTGTGGGCCAGTGATGACTATGAGGAGATTGTGTGTATTGGATCTGTAGAGGAGTTAAAGGAGCTTTCTGGTGTGTCAGATATCACTGACTTGCACAGAGAGAACATCGACCACATCACCATTCCATCCAAAACCGGCCGTGGTGTTTTAAAGAGAGTTGAGGAGGTGTTTGACTGTTGGTTCGAGTCGGGAAGTATGCCCTATGCCAGTAAACACTATCCCTTCGAGGCCAAGGAGAAGTTCGAGGCTGGCTATGGATTCCCTGCTGACTTTATTTCCGAGGGTCTTGATCAGACCAGAGGTTGGTTCTATACCTTGACTGTTCTTGGTAACTACTTGTTTGATGTATCTCCTTTCAACAACTGTATTGTCAGTGGTATtgttcttgctgctgatggtaAGAAGATGTCAAAACGTCTCAAGAACTACCCAGATCCTACTCTTATGTTTGACAAGTACGGAGCTGATGCTGTCAGAGTATACATGATCAACTCGCCAGTTCTCAAGGCCGAGACTCTGCGATTCAAGGAAGAGGGTGTCAAGGAAGTTGTTTCCAAGGTCCTGCTGCCATGGTGGAACTCGTTCAAGTTCTGGGAGGGTCAAGTTGCtttgttgaagaaagaTCAAggcattgatttcaagtaTGATCCTAATGTGTTTTCCGATAATGTCATGGACAAGTGGCTGCTTGCCAGTTTGCAGACTCTGTTGACCCATATCCACACCGAGATGAAGCAATACCGTTTGTACACGGTTGCTACTGGTCTTCTCAAGTTCTTGGACGACCTTACCAACTGGTACATTCGTCTTAACAGACTTCGTTTGAAGGGAGAGAACGGTCCTGaggatgctgttgttgctctTAACACTTTGTTTGGTGCTTTGTACACTTTTGTGAGAGCCATGGCTCCATTCACTCCTTTCTTGTCCGAGACTATCTACCAACAACTGCGATCAGCCTTCACTGAGGGAGTTCAAACTGAGCCTGATACCCGATCAGTTCATTTCCTCGAGTACCCTGAGGTTCGCAAAGAGCTGTTGGATGACAACATTGTCACTGCCGTTGGCCGTATGCAAAAGGTCATTGAACTGGGACGTACCATCCGTGAGAAGCAAACCATCTCGCTCAAGGTGCCTCTTAAGCAATTGATTGTGTTGCACCACAACCCCGAGTACCTCAAGGATATTGAGTCATTGCGTCAATACGTTATTGACGAGCTGAATATCCGCGAGCTGGTTCTTACTTCTGACGAAGAGAAATACGGAGTCGAGTACCGTGCCCAAGCCGACTGGTCTGTTCTTGGTAAGAAACTCAAGAAAGATATCATCCGTGTTAAGAAGGCACTTCCCGAGCTCACCAGTAAGCAAGTACAAGCTTATATGGAGCACAAGAAGATCGATATCGACGGTATTGAGCTTGTTGAGGGCGATCTGACTGTTATTCGAGGACTTGGCGAGGACGCTACCACTGCCGGCCAGCAAGTCCACACCGACCAGGACGTGCTCATCATCCTCGACACCCACATTTACGACGACCTCAAGACCGAAGGTACTGCCCGTGAGTTCATCAACAGAGTTCAGCGATACCGTAAGAAGCTTGGTCTCGTGGCCACTGACGACGTGCAAGTCGAGTACGAGGTCATTGCAGACGCTAAGTCTGCGCTTTCCGAGTGTCTCACTGCCAACCAAGAACTTCTCACCAAATCTCTCCGTCACCCCCTCCAACCCTTCGGCCAGTCCTCGTCCACCGACGTCCTCGGCGAAGAAAACCAAGAAATCGGCGACATCTCCTTCAAGCTCAGACTCCTGAAACTGTAG